The Aequorivita sublithincola DSM 14238 genome window below encodes:
- a CDS encoding SemiSWEET family sugar transporter, whose amino-acid sequence MQFEQIIGILAGLFTTLAVLPQIIKALKTKSVDDVSPIMFITLCIGLGLWTVYGFLKEDLPIIITNGISFILNSFMLILSITSRSKSKNF is encoded by the coding sequence ATGCAATTTGAACAAATAATTGGAATTTTAGCGGGGCTTTTTACAACACTGGCGGTTCTACCTCAAATTATAAAAGCTTTAAAGACTAAAAGTGTTGATGATGTTAGCCCTATAATGTTTATAACCTTGTGTATTGGTCTAGGCTTATGGACTGTTTATGGTTTTTTAAAGGAGGATCTACCTATTATAATAACCAACGGTATATCATTTATTTTAAATAGTTTCATGTTAATTCTCTCAATTACTTCAAGATCTAAAAGCAAAAATTTCTAA
- a CDS encoding DUF1989 domain-containing protein, giving the protein MNIIEPKSGASLILKKGEILKVTDIEGCQVSDMLLYNLNNHDEKISAGKTFDYEECILLTNGNYLWSNQSNKMVKIIEDTNGRNDFLLAPCDSKTMKHFYNISEYHPSCFENLYQGLNKFGIAKETIPSAFNIFMNVIFNEEGKLNVAPPTSIAGDYVCFEAQMDLIVALTACSALDSNGGSFKPIGYDVLENK; this is encoded by the coding sequence ATGAATATAATTGAACCTAAGTCTGGAGCTTCGTTAATCTTGAAAAAGGGAGAAATCCTTAAAGTTACAGATATTGAAGGATGTCAAGTTTCGGATATGCTACTTTATAATCTTAACAACCATGACGAAAAAATATCTGCAGGAAAAACTTTTGATTATGAGGAGTGTATCTTATTAACCAATGGGAATTATCTTTGGAGCAACCAAAGTAACAAAATGGTTAAAATTATAGAAGATACCAATGGAAGAAATGATTTTCTACTTGCTCCTTGCGACAGCAAGACAATGAAACATTTTTATAATATTTCAGAATACCACCCAAGCTGTTTTGAAAATCTTTATCAAGGTTTGAATAAATTTGGAATTGCTAAAGAAACTATACCTTCAGCTTTTAATATTTTTATGAATGTTATATTTAATGAAGAAGGAAAATTGAATGTTGCCCCTCCAACCTCAATTGCGGGAGATTATGTTTGTTTTGAAGCACAAATGGACTTAATAGTTGCTTTAACCGCTTGTTCTGCTCTTGATAGTAATGGTGGTTCTTTTAAGCCAATTGGATATGACGTACTAGAGAATAAATAA
- a CDS encoding SOS response-associated peptidase, whose amino-acid sequence MCYETALTKNGKQIQEFFQKELAIPLEFEPYYHLSGFSHPNLQIVKMDEPEKIYPANWGFVPTWGTKDIPAFYKKYNTLNTKSETLFNGLSKESALNKRCLIIADGFFEPHQKAGVSLPYFCHIPSSKFDDGRDLFMFGGIYSEIEKDSNLFSVSILTMEANSFFSEIHNVKKRQPFVIDEELYDEWFNPNLKEENVLELIKHGFTSKEFSAYPVSRDLYKRSIDTNNPEILKAVVTD is encoded by the coding sequence ATGTGTTACGAAACTGCCCTAACCAAAAATGGAAAACAAATACAGGAATTTTTTCAGAAAGAACTGGCGATTCCCTTAGAATTCGAACCATATTACCATTTATCAGGATTTTCCCATCCAAATTTGCAAATTGTTAAAATGGATGAACCAGAGAAGATATATCCGGCAAATTGGGGGTTTGTTCCAACTTGGGGAACGAAAGATATTCCAGCCTTTTATAAAAAATATAATACCTTAAATACAAAATCTGAAACGCTATTTAACGGGTTGTCAAAAGAATCGGCATTGAATAAAAGATGCCTTATCATTGCCGATGGTTTTTTTGAGCCACATCAAAAAGCTGGTGTTTCCCTTCCTTATTTCTGTCACATTCCTAGCTCAAAATTTGATGATGGAAGAGACTTATTTATGTTTGGAGGTATCTATTCTGAAATTGAAAAGGATTCAAATTTGTTTTCCGTTTCAATTTTAACAATGGAAGCAAATTCATTTTTTTCTGAAATACATAATGTAAAGAAAAGACAACCTTTTGTTATTGACGAAGAATTATATGACGAGTGGTTTAATCCTAATTTGAAAGAAGAAAATGTTTTGGAGCTAATTAAACACGGATTTACTTCAAAAGAATTTAGTGCATATCCAGTAAGCAGAGATTTATACAAACGATCTATAGATACAAATAATCCTGAAATTCTTAAAGCTGTTGTTACAGATTAA
- a CDS encoding DUF3253 domain-containing protein translates to MKNISTTIMKFAESRGLEKTFCPSEVARELFPETWRKEMERVRLEADKLVKAKKIEVVQKGVVQSKLPSQLTGPIRLRISHN, encoded by the coding sequence TTGAAAAACATCAGTACTACAATTATGAAGTTCGCTGAATCCAGAGGTTTAGAAAAAACCTTTTGTCCTTCAGAAGTTGCAAGAGAATTATTTCCAGAAACTTGGCGGAAGGAAATGGAGAGGGTTAGACTTGAAGCTGATAAATTGGTAAAAGCTAAGAAGATAGAGGTAGTTCAGAAAGGTGTTGTTCAATCTAAATTACCCTCGCAATTAACGGGACCTATACGATTAAGGATTTCACATAATTAA
- a CDS encoding ATP-dependent helicase, producing the protein MKNHILNEKQKKAVEFEGEHLLVLAGAGTGKTRCIVGRAAYLIEKGVQPEKIQILTFTKRSANEIVERVKASLTDNQAQSLNGSTFHSWCNQLIVRYPNLFGAASYTVIDPDDQLSVMKMVCGDQILEYKGIRIKPQQLIDIYSYGRNTRQNLTNSIREKVFKGKTDEETNDEIDIIRPKVEILLKAYQQKKGEGRYIDYDDLLLIVANRLRNDEEARKILSHQVKHLLIDEFQDTNPLQWFLLEPFLEIANFYCVGDDAQSIYSFRGADYKNVHLFKERVPNSEILILDKNYRSTQEILDLSNWLIEESPLDYKKKLVSSRGEGMKPKLINVSSQWEEANFIAENILENFTENNKNFASHLILSKSTYYTKPLQAVFIQKKIPYVTYGGRKFMEAAHIKDVVSALRVVNNLYDEIGWMRFLTFWDGIGEIKAGKYISKILEFKDPLDCAQNLDDAIGGPEGEKIGDIYNTILLNSGNVKRAIQETYSKMELSLAFKYRKDWEEKRKSDFPVLEMLGDNYASIGQLISEGILENAKQLNGNPVLEGSQINDSEIKDHVIISTVHSAKGLEADVCYVLNVSPKVYPSAWNLDKEESIEEDRRVLYVALTRAKNELYVTRDTNSINTVKTPNSGDTNSNYFLEELPGNLVEQATNPYLIIKPKDILTPNKIDLSLGMDFS; encoded by the coding sequence TTGAAAAATCATATTTTAAACGAAAAACAGAAAAAAGCTGTTGAATTTGAGGGTGAGCACCTTCTCGTCCTCGCAGGTGCTGGAACAGGCAAAACGAGATGTATTGTGGGCAGAGCTGCTTACTTAATTGAAAAAGGAGTTCAGCCTGAAAAAATACAAATCCTCACCTTTACAAAACGTTCTGCCAATGAAATTGTTGAGCGCGTTAAAGCTTCTCTAACCGACAATCAGGCACAGAGTTTAAACGGTTCTACCTTCCATTCGTGGTGCAATCAATTAATTGTGCGCTATCCCAATTTATTTGGGGCGGCTTCTTACACCGTTATTGATCCTGACGATCAATTAAGTGTTATGAAAATGGTTTGCGGCGATCAGATTTTGGAATATAAGGGCATCCGCATAAAGCCGCAACAGCTTATTGATATTTATAGTTACGGAAGAAATACCCGCCAAAACTTGACGAATTCAATTCGGGAGAAAGTTTTTAAGGGGAAAACCGATGAAGAAACCAATGACGAAATAGATATTATTCGTCCAAAGGTTGAAATATTACTGAAAGCATACCAACAAAAAAAAGGCGAAGGAAGATATATAGATTATGATGATTTGCTGCTAATTGTCGCCAACAGATTGCGCAATGATGAAGAAGCAAGAAAGATTTTATCACATCAAGTAAAGCATTTGTTGATTGATGAATTTCAGGATACAAATCCGCTGCAATGGTTTTTACTAGAGCCATTTTTGGAGATCGCGAATTTTTATTGTGTGGGCGACGATGCACAATCTATCTATTCTTTTAGAGGTGCAGATTATAAAAACGTTCATTTATTTAAAGAACGGGTTCCAAATTCTGAAATACTAATTCTAGATAAAAACTACAGATCTACGCAAGAAATACTCGATTTATCCAATTGGTTAATTGAAGAATCACCGCTCGATTATAAAAAGAAATTGGTTTCTTCAAGAGGAGAAGGAATGAAACCAAAGCTTATAAATGTTTCGAGCCAATGGGAAGAAGCAAATTTTATTGCTGAAAATATTCTAGAAAATTTCACCGAAAACAATAAAAATTTCGCCAGTCATTTAATACTTTCAAAATCTACCTATTATACCAAACCATTGCAGGCTGTTTTTATTCAGAAGAAAATCCCTTATGTAACTTATGGCGGCAGAAAATTTATGGAGGCTGCGCACATAAAGGATGTTGTTTCTGCACTTCGGGTTGTAAATAATCTATATGATGAAATTGGATGGATGCGTTTTCTAACTTTTTGGGATGGCATTGGTGAAATAAAAGCGGGTAAGTATATTTCAAAAATTCTGGAATTTAAAGATCCGCTGGATTGTGCCCAAAATTTAGATGATGCCATTGGAGGTCCGGAAGGCGAAAAAATAGGAGATATCTATAATACCATACTGCTAAATTCAGGAAATGTAAAACGTGCCATTCAAGAAACCTATTCTAAAATGGAGCTCTCACTTGCTTTTAAATATAGAAAGGATTGGGAAGAAAAGCGAAAATCGGATTTTCCTGTTTTAGAAATGTTGGGCGATAATTATGCCTCCATCGGACAATTAATTTCTGAAGGGATTTTGGAGAATGCGAAACAATTAAACGGCAATCCAGTTTTGGAAGGTTCACAAATTAATGATAGCGAAATTAAGGATCACGTAATTATTTCGACAGTCCATTCCGCTAAAGGGCTGGAAGCTGATGTTTGTTATGTGTTGAATGTATCCCCAAAAGTATATCCCAGTGCCTGGAATCTTGATAAGGAGGAAAGTATTGAAGAGGATAGACGCGTTTTATATGTGGCATTGACACGAGCTAAGAATGAATTGTATGTTACGCGGGATACAAATTCCATAAATACCGTAAAAACACCAAATTCTGGTGATACAAATTCAAACTATTTCTTGGAAGAATTACCGGGAAATCTTGTTGAGCAAGCCACTAACCCATATTTAATAATAAAACCGAAGGATATTTTAACTCCAAATAAAATTGATCTTTCGTTGGGGATGGATTTTTCGTAA
- a CDS encoding helix-turn-helix domain-containing protein: protein MIIQVNSLPVLEVIKDFAKEFNTEYTVDICEFTVQIPSDIGSGTIKAYHLDNGMGILEYNCTFYIDVEIKFIVNDVHPLKFVFVTKGNLEHQFENNDEEHFIEEYQSAIIASSDKFGHILKFKMNTSVSKFSVEINREIFDLEKAFDNPKVNNKLYTLFSDVDAIDSFYYKGDYSLSIADIFSNLKTYADFEGDRLVYKIYMESIAYQTLVFHLSQYLDDQNGNNTQQILRKKEFEQLKEGVTYIVKNLDDYGGIDELSKATGLNPIKLQKGFKHLFNSTINQYVQEKRLEKARDLLLNSELSINEIVSSIGLKSASYFSRIFKEKYGIQPSHFNKSI, encoded by the coding sequence ATGATAATTCAAGTAAATTCACTTCCAGTTTTAGAAGTCATTAAAGATTTTGCAAAGGAATTCAATACAGAATACACCGTTGATATTTGCGAATTCACTGTGCAGATACCCAGTGACATTGGCTCAGGTACAATTAAGGCTTATCATTTAGATAATGGAATGGGTATTCTAGAATATAATTGTACTTTTTATATTGATGTAGAAATAAAATTTATAGTAAATGATGTTCATCCACTAAAATTTGTTTTTGTCACAAAAGGAAATTTAGAACATCAATTTGAAAATAATGACGAAGAACATTTTATTGAAGAATATCAAAGTGCAATAATTGCCAGCTCAGACAAATTTGGACATATCTTAAAGTTTAAAATGAATACTTCTGTTTCAAAATTTAGTGTGGAGATTAATAGAGAGATTTTTGATCTGGAGAAAGCTTTTGACAATCCAAAAGTAAACAACAAATTGTATACATTATTTAGTGATGTGGATGCAATAGATTCTTTTTATTATAAAGGAGATTATAGTTTATCCATTGCAGATATTTTCAGCAATTTAAAAACTTATGCGGATTTTGAAGGAGATAGATTGGTTTATAAAATTTATATGGAAAGTATTGCCTATCAAACTTTAGTTTTCCATTTATCACAATATTTGGATGACCAAAATGGTAATAATACCCAACAGATTTTAAGAAAAAAAGAATTTGAACAACTCAAAGAAGGGGTTACATATATAGTTAAAAATCTTGATGACTATGGAGGCATTGATGAATTATCTAAAGCAACTGGCCTTAATCCAATAAAATTACAAAAAGGATTTAAGCATTTGTTCAATTCAACTATAAACCAATATGTCCAAGAGAAACGCCTTGAGAAAGCTCGCGATTTATTACTAAACAGCGAATTATCAATTAATGAAATTGTTTCTTCCATAGGTTTAAAAAGTGCAAGTTATTTTAGCCGAATTTTTAAAGAGAAATATGGAATTCAGCCTTCGCATTTTAATAAAAGTATTTAA
- a CDS encoding VOC family protein, with protein sequence MKVQSYLAFDGNCQEALNFYSDLFNAEIKNRQTYEDAKIDIPNSFRDKLQHAELNGKGVQFMAYDASPDTPINHGNQIHMSVDADSRQDAEKVFESLSKGGQIHHNFREREWGYFGRCTDRFGINWMVNSEK encoded by the coding sequence ATGAAAGTACAATCTTATTTAGCCTTTGACGGTAATTGCCAGGAAGCTCTAAATTTTTACAGCGATCTATTTAATGCTGAAATTAAAAATAGACAAACCTATGAGGATGCAAAAATTGATATTCCGAATTCTTTCAGAGATAAATTACAGCACGCAGAATTAAACGGAAAAGGTGTTCAATTTATGGCATATGATGCCTCACCAGATACCCCAATAAATCACGGGAACCAAATCCATATGAGTGTTGATGCAGATTCTAGACAAGATGCGGAGAAAGTTTTTGAATCTTTGTCTAAGGGAGGTCAGATTCATCATAACTTTCGTGAAAGAGAGTGGGGTTACTTCGGCAGATGCACAGACAGATTTGGAATTAATTGGATGGTAAATTCAGAGAAATAA
- a CDS encoding DASH family cryptochrome: MKDVAIKKATALMWFKNDLRLHDNEALCNAIACNLPVIYLYCIDSRIFKSLNLGFRKADANRAIFLKQSLEDLQIKLEELGGHLIIEYGIPEDIIASYVTNYTVKQIYAEEEYAWEELQMMKKVEKLIDGTASLTTFWGKTLYHKDDIPFEISKIPLTSKAYRIPTGNQSTVREPLKEPSNLNAYDEVKSTEFPEFKILGFNSLEILEADPYVAGGESAGIDRLHYYTFETEQLTGYRWSRNKSLGMDYSSKFSPYLALGCVSPRFIYQQVKHYEEIVKKNQSTWWLVFELVWRDYFTFKGMRIGNSIFKTKGFSKKTIEFENNIDLFKRWCWGTTGIPFVDAHMRQLNKTGYISNRGRVNCASFLVHDYKVDWTWGAAYFESKLIDYDVSANWLNWHMQAYEIWYTNPIHQSLKYKSKKFIQTWIPELSHIDDNHIYLPWREESKEYNTKAYPEPIEIFSKWNRSISNILKQL; this comes from the coding sequence ATGAAAGATGTTGCAATAAAAAAAGCCACCGCATTAATGTGGTTTAAAAACGATTTAAGACTACACGATAATGAAGCCTTATGTAATGCAATAGCTTGTAATTTGCCAGTCATTTATCTTTACTGTATTGACAGTAGAATTTTTAAGTCTTTGAATTTAGGGTTTAGAAAAGCAGATGCTAATAGAGCAATTTTTTTAAAACAATCTTTAGAAGATTTACAAATTAAATTGGAAGAATTAGGTGGTCATTTAATAATTGAATATGGTATTCCTGAAGATATTATAGCAAGCTATGTCACCAATTATACTGTAAAACAAATTTATGCTGAAGAAGAATACGCCTGGGAAGAACTGCAAATGATGAAAAAAGTTGAAAAGTTAATAGACGGTACTGCCTCGTTAACTACATTCTGGGGTAAGACGCTATATCATAAAGATGATATCCCTTTTGAAATTTCTAAAATTCCGCTAACAAGTAAAGCCTACAGAATTCCTACAGGAAATCAATCAACAGTTAGAGAGCCATTGAAAGAGCCTTCCAATTTAAATGCTTATGATGAGGTTAAGTCAACTGAGTTTCCAGAATTTAAAATTTTAGGTTTTAATTCATTGGAAATTTTGGAAGCTGATCCCTACGTTGCAGGTGGTGAAAGCGCAGGTATAGATAGATTGCATTATTATACGTTCGAAACAGAGCAATTAACTGGCTATCGATGGTCTAGAAATAAATCTTTAGGGATGGATTATAGCTCTAAATTTTCTCCCTATTTGGCATTAGGATGCGTAAGTCCAAGATTTATCTATCAGCAAGTAAAGCATTATGAAGAAATTGTAAAGAAAAATCAGAGTACTTGGTGGTTAGTTTTTGAACTTGTTTGGAGAGATTATTTCACTTTCAAAGGAATGCGTATTGGCAATTCAATTTTTAAAACGAAAGGATTTTCAAAAAAAACTATAGAATTCGAAAACAACATAGATTTATTTAAAAGGTGGTGTTGGGGAACTACAGGTATTCCGTTCGTTGATGCACATATGCGCCAATTAAATAAAACTGGCTATATAAGTAATAGAGGTAGAGTTAATTGCGCAAGTTTTTTAGTTCATGATTATAAAGTAGATTGGACCTGGGGTGCTGCTTATTTTGAAAGTAAGCTTATAGATTATGATGTAAGTGCCAACTGGTTAAACTGGCACATGCAGGCATATGAAATTTGGTACACAAACCCAATTCATCAAAGCTTAAAATATAAATCGAAAAAATTTATCCAGACTTGGATTCCAGAACTTTCACATATTGATGATAACCATATTTATCTACCTTGGCGCGAAGAAAGCAAAGAGTATAATACTAAAGCTTATCCAGAGCCCATTGAAATCTTTTCTAAGTGGAATAGATCCATCTCAAATATTCTTAAACAGCTATAA
- a CDS encoding DUF421 domain-containing protein produces the protein MENWLYASLPIIAKVFITVLAIFALVILITRISGLRTFAKISSFDFASTIAIGSIIASIILNPSNSILKGGFALASIVLFQSLFTYLIRKVPAFEELVTNKPMLIMKDGVILTENLHKTNLSEENLIAKLREANVIDFDEVRAVVLESTGDVSVLHTNSDKKLMDKMLKGVRLR, from the coding sequence ATGGAAAATTGGCTTTACGCATCATTACCAATTATCGCAAAAGTTTTTATAACAGTTCTTGCAATATTTGCATTAGTTATTTTAATAACAAGAATCTCTGGGTTGCGAACTTTTGCCAAAATTTCGAGTTTCGATTTTGCTTCAACCATAGCTATTGGATCCATTATAGCATCAATTATTCTAAATCCGTCAAACTCAATATTGAAAGGAGGTTTTGCATTAGCGAGCATAGTACTATTTCAATCCTTATTTACGTACTTAATTAGGAAGGTACCAGCATTTGAAGAACTTGTCACAAATAAGCCAATGCTAATAATGAAGGACGGTGTCATTTTAACTGAAAATCTTCATAAAACAAATTTGAGTGAAGAAAATCTAATCGCTAAACTAAGAGAGGCAAATGTGATAGACTTTGACGAAGTGAGAGCAGTAGTTTTAGAATCTACTGGTGATGTTTCAGTACTTCACACAAATTCTGATAAAAAATTAATGGACAAAATGCTAAAAGGAGTTCGTTTAAGGTAA
- a CDS encoding ferritin-like domain-containing protein → MKKLEDLFEHQIKDLYSAETQLIDALPKMAKAANDKKLKKAFEDHLEETKKQKERLEKVCDELGIKPGGETCKAMKGLIKEAEGFIEEDASKEVRDAGLIAEAQRVEHYEISGYGTAVRYAKELGHDKIVTLLQATLDEEYAADDKLNDMAEDRLNKKAKK, encoded by the coding sequence ATGAAAAAATTAGAAGATTTATTCGAACATCAAATTAAAGATTTATACAGTGCAGAAACCCAACTTATAGACGCACTTCCTAAAATGGCAAAAGCGGCCAACGATAAGAAATTAAAAAAAGCTTTCGAGGATCATTTGGAGGAAACAAAAAAGCAAAAAGAACGCCTTGAAAAGGTTTGTGATGAATTAGGAATAAAGCCTGGCGGAGAAACCTGCAAAGCAATGAAAGGTCTAATTAAAGAAGCAGAAGGGTTTATTGAGGAGGACGCGAGCAAAGAAGTGCGTGATGCGGGTTTAATAGCTGAAGCACAACGCGTAGAACATTATGAAATATCCGGTTATGGAACAGCCGTACGCTATGCAAAAGAATTAGGTCATGATAAAATCGTAACCCTACTACAAGCTACATTAGATGAAGAATATGCTGCCGATGACAAATTGAATGATATGGCTGAAGATAGATTAAATAAAAAAGCGAAAAAATAA
- the gntA gene encoding guanitoxin biosynthesis heme-dependent pre-guanitoxin N-hydroxylase GntA yields the protein MNKSINQFPKTEEAIREFILDDHPCVMAQSLVADDNLTIRDYGILNCQETYQQILKDLNLYIEDVDSDTMKFQTFIATFADDHFEDEVIFENELWKFLHVLHKIDPQPWDETTSADPRSTEFSFSFLGVSFYIVGMHPNSSREARSTPFPMIVFNLHSQFEMLRGSGRYKRVRDLIRRRDKEKQGTINPMLEDFGLNSEARQYSGRAVDENWKCPYNFKK from the coding sequence ATGAATAAATCAATTAATCAATTTCCAAAAACTGAGGAGGCTATCAGAGAATTTATATTAGATGATCATCCGTGTGTAATGGCTCAAAGCTTAGTTGCAGATGATAACTTAACTATTCGGGATTACGGAATTTTAAATTGTCAAGAAACTTACCAACAAATTTTAAAAGATTTAAATCTTTATATAGAGGATGTTGATAGTGATACTATGAAGTTTCAAACTTTTATTGCGACATTTGCGGACGATCATTTTGAAGATGAAGTTATTTTCGAAAATGAATTATGGAAATTTCTACACGTATTGCATAAAATAGATCCTCAACCTTGGGATGAAACAACAAGTGCAGATCCAAGGTCGACAGAATTCAGTTTTAGCTTTTTAGGTGTTTCATTTTATATTGTTGGAATGCATCCAAATTCATCCAGAGAAGCTAGGAGTACTCCTTTTCCCATGATTGTTTTTAACTTGCACAGCCAGTTTGAAATGCTACGCGGATCCGGAAGATATAAACGTGTTCGCGATTTGATTAGAAGACGTGACAAAGAAAAGCAAGGCACTATAAATCCGATGCTAGAGGATTTTGGATTAAATAGCGAAGCCCGTCAATATAGTGGTCGTGCCGTTGATGAAAATTGGAAATGTCCTTATAACTTTAAAAAATAA
- a CDS encoding catalase, with the protein MCAKKKDSISRKTEQLKQFEKSFEGQTMTTRQGLKVNDTNNSLKAGERGPTLLEDFLLREKIHNFDHERIPERIVHARGSGAHGYFELYESIEEYSKAGIFTDTSRKTPVFVRFSTVAGSKGSTDLARDVRGFAVKFYTEEGTWDLVGNNMPIFFIQDAMKFPDLVHSVKPEPNKEIPQAASAHDTFYDFVSLTPETLHNQIWVMSDRAIPRSLRMMEGFGIHTFRLINKEGKAHFVKFHWKPKLGIHSVTWEEAVKISGADSDFHRRDLWDAIDAGMFPEWELGLQIIPEEDEHKYDFDLLDPTKLVPEEVVPVKIIGKMTLNKNPENFFAETEQVAFLPGNIVPGIDFTNDPLLQGRLFSYRDTQLSRLGSHNFHQLPINRPIGEVHNNQRDGHMQMEIPKGRAAYFPNTLGGGCPHMAKVADGGFSHYQEKIDSHKIRNRSESFSDHFSQPALFYRSLSDWEKQHVIDAYSFELGKCEVAHIVSRMLWLVSQIDSSLAKEVSRNLGIKIPKSIDKPINQAIGADADVEKHQPSKKKNYLDKSPALSQSNTKFDTIESRKIAFLMADGFKMSDYKKMKTGLEKKNAVVKIIAPHGGTITCDENMEHKVDASISTTESVLFDAVYIPGGKKSCEKLLADKKFIKFINESLKYCKAISVDNEGEMLLDNSEVKNFKNDDEAILVNSTPDKFIKAISKHRNWNRSDAAKNIAV; encoded by the coding sequence ATGTGCGCGAAAAAAAAAGACTCTATAAGTAGAAAAACAGAGCAATTAAAGCAATTTGAAAAATCTTTTGAAGGCCAAACAATGACCACACGTCAAGGTCTAAAAGTAAATGACACTAATAATTCATTAAAGGCTGGGGAAAGAGGTCCAACTTTATTAGAAGATTTTTTATTGCGTGAAAAAATCCACAATTTTGATCACGAACGCATACCTGAGCGCATTGTTCACGCAAGGGGAAGTGGAGCGCATGGTTATTTTGAATTGTATGAAAGTATTGAAGAATATTCCAAAGCTGGTATTTTTACAGATACTTCAAGAAAAACTCCGGTTTTTGTAAGATTTTCTACTGTAGCCGGCTCTAAGGGATCAACTGATTTAGCCAGGGATGTTCGAGGCTTTGCAGTTAAATTTTATACTGAAGAAGGCACGTGGGACCTTGTAGGTAATAATATGCCTATTTTTTTTATTCAGGATGCAATGAAATTTCCAGATTTAGTGCATTCTGTTAAGCCAGAACCAAATAAAGAAATTCCTCAAGCTGCCTCTGCCCACGATACTTTTTATGATTTTGTTTCGCTTACACCAGAAACCTTGCACAATCAAATTTGGGTTATGAGTGATCGCGCCATTCCACGTAGTTTGAGAATGATGGAAGGTTTTGGAATACATACTTTTAGGTTAATAAACAAAGAAGGAAAAGCGCATTTCGTAAAATTTCATTGGAAACCAAAACTTGGTATTCATTCAGTTACGTGGGAAGAAGCAGTTAAAATAAGTGGTGCAGACAGCGATTTTCACAGAAGGGATCTTTGGGATGCTATTGATGCAGGAATGTTTCCAGAATGGGAATTAGGCTTACAGATTATTCCCGAAGAAGACGAGCATAAATATGATTTCGATTTATTGGATCCTACCAAATTGGTGCCAGAAGAAGTGGTGCCAGTAAAAATTATAGGGAAAATGACCCTTAACAAAAATCCTGAGAACTTTTTTGCCGAAACAGAACAAGTTGCTTTTTTACCAGGAAATATAGTGCCTGGAATAGACTTTACGAACGATCCATTGCTTCAAGGTAGATTATTTTCGTATCGTGACACACAACTTTCTCGTTTAGGAAGCCATAATTTTCATCAACTTCCAATTAACAGACCTATAGGGGAAGTTCATAATAATCAAAGAGATGGCCACATGCAGATGGAGATACCAAAAGGCAGAGCTGCTTATTTTCCGAATACTTTGGGTGGCGGTTGTCCGCATATGGCTAAAGTGGCAGATGGAGGATTTTCACATTATCAAGAAAAAATAGATTCGCATAAAATTAGAAATAGAAGTGAAAGTTTTAGCGATCACTTTTCACAACCAGCACTTTTCTATAGAAGTCTTTCAGATTGGGAAAAACAACATGTTATAGATGCATATAGTTTTGAACTTGGTAAATGTGAAGTAGCGCATATAGTAAGTAGAATGTTATGGCTTGTTTCACAAATAGACAGCTCATTAGCAAAGGAGGTGTCTCGTAATCTAGGAATTAAAATTCCAAAATCAATTGACAAACCAATCAATCAAGCTATTGGTGCAGATGCAGATGTTGAGAAACACCAACCTAGTAAAAAGAAGAATTATTTAGACAAATCTCCCGCGTTGAGTCAATCAAATACAAAATTCGATACTATAGAATCTCGCAAAATCGCATTTCTTATGGCTGATGGATTTAAAATGAGTGACTATAAAAAAATGAAAACCGGATTGGAAAAGAAAAATGCGGTAGTAAAAATTATAGCACCACACGGAGGAACAATTACCTGTGATGAGAACATGGAGCATAAAGTTGATGCCTCTATTTCAACAACTGAAAGTGTATTGTTTGACGCGGTCTATATTCCGGGCGGCAAGAAATCGTGTGAAAAATTATTAGCGGATAAAAAATTTATAAAATTCATCAATGAATCTCTAAAATACTGTAAAGCAATTTCTGTGGATAATGAAGGTGAAATGCTTTTGGATAATTCTGAAGTGAAAAATTTCAAAAATGATGATGAAGCTATTTTAGTGAATTCAACACCTGATAAATTTATCAAGGCAATTTCTAAACATAGAAATTGGAATAGAAGTGATGCTGCAAAGAATATTGCTGTATAG